The Setaria italica strain Yugu1 chromosome IX, Setaria_italica_v2.0, whole genome shotgun sequence genome has a window encoding:
- the LOC101777826 gene encoding STS14 protein, translated as MVPSRCSRHHRLLPTTMAAACFLLLLALYAAPAPAHGARALTRGGAGAVTKAAQQGGTSSNATAAAAANEYLAPHNQARAAVGVAPLRWSGDLASAAAAVVVRQQRQGGCAFADMGGSPYGANQGWASYRAAPGEVVASWVATGQYYTHANNTCAPGRQCGTYTQVVWRRTAEVGCAQATCATGATLTVCLYNPHGNVQGQSPY; from the coding sequence ATGGTGCCCTCGCGCTgcagccgccaccaccgcctcctccccacgACCATGGCCGCAGcgtgcttcctcctcctcctcgcgctctacgccgcgccggcgccggcccacggcgcgcgcgccctgacgcggggcggcgcgggcgcggtcaCCAAGGCGGCGCAGCAGGGCGGGACCAGCAGCAACgcgacagcagcggcggcggcgaacgagtacctggcgccgcacaaccaggcgcgcgcggcggtgggCGTGGCCCCGCTGCGGTGGAGCGGGGACCTggcgtcggccgcggcggcggtggtggtgcggcagcagcggcagggcGGGTGCGCGTTCGCGGACATGGGCGGCAGCCCCTACGGCGCGAACCAGGGGTGGGCGAGCTACCGCGCGGCGCCCGGCGAGGTGGTGGCGTCGTGGGTGGCGACGGGCCAGTACTACACCCACGCGAACAACACGTGCGCGCCGGGGCGGCAGTGCGGCACCTACACGCAGGTGGTGTGGCGCCGCACCGCCGAGGTCGGCTGCGCGCAGGCCACCTGCGCCACCGGCGCCACGCTCACCGTCTGCCTCTACAACCCGCACGGCAACGTGCAGGGACAGAGCCCCTACTAG
- the LOC101777148 gene encoding uncharacterized protein LOC101777148 produces MTAGYIVGSLVGSFAIAYLCDTFVSDKKAFGGSIPKTVSDKEWLKATDAKFQAWPRTAGPPVIMNPISRQNFIVKSTE; encoded by the exons ATGACGGCTGGATACATTGTTGGCTCGCTGGTTGGGTCCTTCGCCATTGCATACCTGTGTGACACATTTGTTTCCGACAAGAAGGCATTTGGTG GTAGCATTCCCAAGACTGTTTCTGACAAGGAGTGGTTGAAAGCCACAGATGCCAAGTTCCAGGCCTGGCCTCGCACCGCTGGACCACCGGTCATCATGAACCCCATCAGCCGCCAGAACTTCATTGTCAAGTCCACTGAATAG
- the LOC105913619 gene encoding zinc finger BED domain-containing protein RICESLEEPER 2, with translation MGEPNSNDNAMVHDSEMVDGNGVINGNEMVHGSEMIHGNEMVNGDEMIHGDEMIQGTEMVQGSEMIHGNEMVQVNDLIHGNEMVQVHDMVNGDDMAHGNELINAEMTPHTTSRRRRKKSLVWEHFTIENMPGGSSRACCNLCKQTFAYSSGSKIAGTSHLKRHITLGSCPVMKDQDRKLALPPPGGPGTDNDGEGTVERPLKRRYRYTGYANATFDQERSFSYLAKMIILHDYPLHIVQQSAFTTFIESLQPRFKGVDVETMEGEVYAVFQKAKENLLQAFNTMPGRISLTIGLWTTSQTLGYVSLAGQFIDSEWKVHRRMLNFMMVSSPHSENALSEAISSSLLEWNMKDRLFTITLDNDCSSHDIYSANLRDHLSNKNNLMLKGQLFVVRCYAHILNVVAQDVIASIHGVIYNIRESIKFIKASPSREERFAEIALQLEIPSTKTLCLDVTTQWNTTYLMLLAALDYKQAFATLETCDDNYNEAPSAEDWKKVEATCNFLKLIYDSAHSIMAAANPTANIFFHEAWKIQLELANGTGHEDPIFSSIAKDMHERFDKYWKDCSLVLAVAVVMDPRFKMKLVEFSYSKIYGAEAGKYVKVVNDSLRELYKEYVAQPLPLTPTYVEQGEANNVAANANATQGNPPSTTDGLLDFDMYLSEIQSSQPAKCELEQYLEESLTPRIQEFDILNWWKLNTLKFPTLSKMARDILAIPMSMVSSGSSIFSAGTGNRMLDDYRSSLRPETVEALVCAKDWLQYAPDQTEASGSVMVKSEAS, from the coding sequence ATGGGTGAACCGAACAGCAATGACAATGCAATGGTGCATGACAGTGAGATGGTTGATGGCAACGGGGTGATCAATGGCAATGAGATGGTTCATGGTAGTGAGATGATTCATGGTAATGAGATGGTCAATGGCGACGAGATGATCCATGGCGATGAGATGATTCAAGGGACTGAGATGGTTCAAGGTAGTGAGATGATCCATGGGAATGAGATGGTTCAAGTTAATGATCTCATCCATGGTAATGAGATGGTACAAGTTCATGACATGGTCAATGGTGATGATATGGCCCATGGTAATGAATTGATCAATGCTGAGATGACCCCACACACCACATCAAGACGTCGGAGGAAGAAGTCGCTAGTCTGGGAGCACTTCACTATAGAAAACATGCCAGGGGGAAGCTCAAGAGCATGCTGCAATTTATGCAAGCAAACCTTTGCGTATAGTTCTGGTTCAAAAATTGCAGGCACTAGCCATCTCAAGAGGCACATCACCCTCGGTTCCTGTCCTGTTATGAAAGACCAAGACAGGAAGCTAGCACTGCCACCACCAGGAGGCCCTGGCACTGATAATGATGGTGAGGGTACTGTAGAACGCCCTTTGAAGAGGCGCTACAGATACACTGGTTATGCAAATGCTACTTTTGATCAGGAAAGGAGCTTCTCTTATCTGGCTAAGATGATTATTTTGCATGACTACCCGCTTCACATTGTTCAACAGTCAGCCTTTACTACTTTTATTGAGAGTCTGCAGCCCCGTTTCAAGGGTGTAGATGTTGAAACAATGGAGGGAGAGGTTTATGCTGTTTTTCAGAAAGCAAAGGAAAACCTGTTGCAAGCATTCAACACTATGCCAGGAAGGATCAGCCTCACTATAGGCCTGTGGACAACCAGTCAGACTCTAGGCTATGTTTCGCTTGCTGGGCAGTTTATCGACTCAGAATGGAAAGTACACCGAAGAATGCTCAACTTCATGATGGTGTCTTCTCCTCATTCAGAGAATGCACTTAGTGAAGCTATTAGCTCAAGCCTTTTAGAGTGGAATATGAAGGACAGGCTATTCACTATCACTTTGGATAATGATTGCTCTTCCCATGATATTTACAGTGCAAATCTGAGGGATCACCTCTCCAATAAGAACAACCTCATGCTTAAGGGACAGCTGTTTGTTGTGAGGTGCTATGCACATATCCTGAATGTAGTTGCTCAGGATGTTATTGCTTCGATTCACGGTGTGATTTACAACATCCGTGAGAGTATCAAGTTCATAAAAGCTTCTCCAAGCCGTGAGGAGAGGTTTGCAGAGATTGCTCTGCAGCTGGAGATTCCCAGTACCAAGACCCTCTGTCTAGATGTTACAACCCAGTGGAACACCACTTATCTGATGCTGCTGGCTGCCTTGGACTATAAGCAGGCTTTTGCGACACTAGAGACATGTGATGATAACTACAATGAAGCTCCTTCAGCAGAGGATTGGAAGAAAGTTGAGGCTACCTGTAATTTCCTGAAACTGATATATGACTCTGCACATAGCATCATGGCTGCAGCAAACCCTACTGCAAACATCTTTTTCCATGAAGCTTGGAAAATTCAGCTAGAGCTAGCAAATGGTACAGGACACGAAGATCCCATTTTCAGCAGCATTGCCAAGGATATGCATGAGAGGTTTGACAAATACTGGAAAGATTGCAGCCTGGTGTTAGCCGTTGCTGTTGTCATGGATCCACGTTTCAAGATGAAGCTTGTTGAGTTCAGTTACTCTAAAATTTATGGTGCTGAGGCTGGGAAATATGTCAAGGTGGTCAATGACTCTCTGCGTGAGCTGTACAAGGAGTATGTGGCACAGCCACTCCCATTGACCCCCACCTATGTTGAACAAGGGGAAGCTAATAATGTGGCTGCCAATGCAAATGCTACTCAAGGAAATCCTCCTTCCACTACTGATGGTCTTCTTGACTTTGATATGTATCTTTCTGAGATTCAAAGTAGCCAGCCTGCGAAATGTGAACTGGAGCAGTACCTGGAGGAATCCCTCACTCCACGTATCCAGGAGTTTGACATCCTTAACTGGTGGAAACTTAACACGCTCAAGTTTCCAACTCTATCGAAGATGGCCCGGGATATCTTGGCCATCCCCATGTCGATGGTTAGCAGTGGCAGCTCAATATTCTCTGCTGGAACCGGGAACCGCATGCTTGATGACTACAGAAGCTCCCTTCGTCCGGAGACTGTGGAGGCACTTGTCTGCGCAAAAGACTGGCTCCAGTATGCACCAGATCAAACTGAGGCGTCAGGTTCTGTGATGGTCAAGTCAGAAGCATCGTAG